In a genomic window of Deltaproteobacteria bacterium:
- the paaB gene encoding 1,2-phenylacetyl-CoA epoxidase subunit B: MSAETQFALWEVFVQEKTGAPHTHVGSVHAADAELALQNARDTFARRDKLVSIWVVESERIVASKSEHAAEMFEPGPAKIYRHPRFYRPANPKKSK; this comes from the coding sequence ATGAGCGCCGAGACGCAGTTCGCGCTGTGGGAAGTGTTCGTGCAGGAGAAGACCGGCGCGCCGCACACGCACGTCGGCTCCGTGCATGCCGCCGACGCCGAGCTCGCGCTGCAGAACGCGCGCGACACCTTCGCGCGCCGCGACAAGCTCGTGTCGATCTGGGTGGTCGAGTCCGAGCGCATCGTCGCGTCGAAGAGCGAGCACGCCGCGGAGATGTTCGAGCCCGGCCCCGCGAAGATCTACCGCCACCCGCGCTTCTACCGGCCGGCGAACCCGAAGAAGTCCAAGTGA
- the paaA gene encoding 1,2-phenylacetyl-CoA epoxidase subunit A — protein MRRMSTTHAAPSDAEREAAFLARIDAGEKIEPGDWMPDAYRRQLVRMISQHAHSEVVGMLPEGNWITRAPSLKRKIGMLTKVQDEGGHGLYLYAAAETLGVSREELVAALLSGEAKYSSIFNYPTLTWADAGTIGWLVDQAAIVNQTLLARASYGPYARAMQRICSEERFHERQGYEIVAALAQGSAAQKQMAQDSLGRWWWPTLMMFGPPDSESRHSAQLMRWRVKQESNDAQREWFVNLVVPQADAIGLTIPDPAMKKDATGRWQHGPIHWDEFKRVLAGGGPCGRDRVRVRREVHERGAWVRAAAEAHAAKQAEHERGGAR, from the coding sequence ATGCGCCGCATGTCCACCACGCACGCAGCACCGAGCGACGCCGAGCGCGAGGCCGCGTTCCTCGCGCGCATCGATGCTGGCGAGAAGATCGAGCCCGGCGATTGGATGCCCGATGCGTATCGCCGCCAGCTCGTGCGCATGATCTCGCAGCACGCGCACTCGGAGGTGGTGGGCATGCTGCCCGAGGGCAACTGGATCACGCGCGCGCCCTCGCTGAAGCGCAAGATCGGGATGCTCACCAAGGTCCAAGACGAAGGCGGTCACGGGCTCTACCTCTACGCCGCCGCAGAGACGCTCGGCGTCTCGCGCGAGGAGCTGGTCGCCGCGCTGTTATCAGGCGAGGCGAAGTACTCGAGCATCTTCAACTACCCGACGCTCACCTGGGCCGACGCGGGCACGATCGGCTGGCTCGTCGACCAAGCCGCGATCGTGAATCAGACGCTGCTCGCGCGCGCCTCCTACGGCCCCTACGCGCGCGCCATGCAGCGCATCTGCTCGGAGGAGCGCTTCCACGAGCGGCAGGGCTACGAGATCGTCGCGGCGCTCGCGCAGGGGAGCGCGGCGCAGAAGCAGATGGCGCAGGACTCGCTGGGCCGCTGGTGGTGGCCGACGCTGATGATGTTCGGTCCGCCCGACAGCGAGTCGCGCCACTCGGCGCAGCTGATGCGCTGGAGAGTGAAGCAGGAGTCGAACGACGCGCAGCGCGAGTGGTTCGTGAACCTCGTCGTGCCGCAGGCCGACGCGATCGGCCTAACAATCCCGGACCCGGCGATGAAGAAGGACGCGACGGGGCGCTGGCAGCACGGCCCGATCCACTGGGACGAGTTCAAGCGCGTGCTCGCGGGCGGCGGCCCGTGCGGGCGCGATCGCGTGCGCGTGCGGCGCGAGGTGCACGAGCGCGGCGCCTGGGTGCGCGCCGCGGCGGAGGCGCACGCGGCGAAGCAGGCGGAGCACGAGCGAGGCGGCGCGCGATGA
- the paaC gene encoding phenylacetate-CoA oxygenase subunit PaaC, whose product MSAVFEYALRLGDDALVLGHRLSQWIGFAPVLEEELALGNIALDNLDLAQAALSLAGEVEGAGRDADALAYFRDDAGFRNALLVEQPDHDFAWTVARQALFAAFALPNYRALAKSAEPRLAAIGAKAAREAGYHARHARTWVMRLGDGTSESHRRMQTAFEELFPYLGELLEADAVTRELATAGIAPDPSAFAAEAHAEIEGLLRGATLTRPDPGAFQPRGGRSGRHSEHLSRMLAEMQVLARAHPGAKW is encoded by the coding sequence GTGAGCGCCGTGTTCGAGTACGCGCTCCGCCTCGGCGACGACGCGCTGGTGTTGGGGCATCGCCTCTCGCAGTGGATCGGCTTCGCGCCCGTGCTCGAGGAAGAGCTCGCGCTCGGCAACATCGCGCTCGACAACCTCGATCTCGCCCAGGCCGCGCTCTCGCTCGCGGGGGAAGTCGAGGGAGCGGGTCGAGACGCGGATGCGCTCGCCTACTTCCGCGACGACGCAGGCTTCCGGAACGCGCTGCTCGTCGAGCAGCCGGATCACGACTTCGCGTGGACCGTCGCGCGGCAGGCGCTCTTCGCCGCGTTCGCGCTCCCGAACTACCGAGCTCTCGCGAAGAGCGCGGAGCCGCGGCTCGCCGCGATCGGCGCGAAGGCTGCGCGCGAGGCCGGGTACCACGCGCGCCACGCGCGCACCTGGGTGATGCGGCTCGGCGACGGCACGAGCGAGAGCCATCGCCGCATGCAGACCGCGTTCGAGGAGCTCTTCCCATACCTAGGAGAGCTGCTCGAAGCCGATGCCGTGACGCGCGAGCTCGCTACGGCCGGCATCGCGCCCGATCCGAGCGCGTTTGCCGCGGAGGCGCACGCCGAGATCGAGGGGCTGCTGCGCGGCGCGACGCTCACGCGCCCCGATCCGGGCGCGTTCCAGCCGCGCGGCGGGCGCAGCGGGCGCCACAGCGAGCACCTCTCGCGCATGCTCGCCGAGATGCAGGTGCTCGCGCGCGCGCATCCCGGCGCGAAGTGGTGA